From a region of the Gossypium raimondii isolate GPD5lz chromosome 10, ASM2569854v1, whole genome shotgun sequence genome:
- the LOC105777376 gene encoding putative pentatricopeptide repeat-containing protein At3g08820 has protein sequence MAMAMITSLSPATSSFSKFIEIKKCILEGFTSIKHLKHVHAALFRFGLHQDSYLLNLVLKASFNFDQTNYTRFIFHQAKDPNVFLWNTMIQGLVSTDCFLDATQFYASMRTQGFWPNNFTFPFVLKACSRLLDFHLGIRIHALVIKLGFDRDVFIKTSLLYLYSKCGYLDYARKVFDDIPDKNVISWTAMISGYIDVERYREAVDLFRKLIDMGLRPDSFSVVRVLSACAHLGDLNSGEWIDRCITQFGLSRNVFVATALVDMYAKCGNMEQARYAFDGVPVKDIITWSTMIQGYASNGLPKEALDLFFQMQKEKLAPDRYSMVGVLSACARLGALELGDWASKLMDIEEFLSNPVLGTALIDMYAKCGSMTQAWEIFKRMKEKDVVVWNAAISGLAMNGHVKPAFGLFGQMEKSGILPNANTFMGLLCGCTHVGLVNDGRRYFDSMNRVFSLTPTIEHYGCMVDLLARAGLLGDAHQLIKNMPMEANCIVWGALLGGCRLHKDTQLAEYVLKKLIELEPWNSGNYVLLSNIYSASHKWDAAAKIRSIMNERGIQKVPGYSWIEVNGTVHEFLVGDKSHPMSEMIYKKLGGLAKELKAAGYIPTTDYVLFDIEEEEKEHFLGCHSEKLAIAFGLISTAPLDVIRVVKNLRVCGDCHEAIKLISRITGREIVVRDNNRFHHFINGSCSCGDYW, from the coding sequence ATGGCAATGGCCATGATCACGAGCCTCAGCCCTGCAACTTCATCATTTTCGAAATTCATTGAAATCAAGAAATGCATTCTCGAAGGCTTTACCTCCATCAAACACCTCAAGCATGTTCACGCCGCGCTTTTCCGCTTTGGCCTTCACCAAGACAGCTATCTCCTGAACCTCGTCTTGAAAGCTTCCTTCAATTTCGATCAAACCAACTACACTCGCTTCATCTTCCATCAAGCCAAAGATCCCAACGTTTTTCTCTGGAACACGATGATTCAGGGCCTTGTTTCCACCGATTGTTTCCTCGATGCTACCCAGTTTTACGCTTCAATGCGTACCCAAGGCTTCTGGCCCAACAATTTCACTTTCCCTTTCGTTCTCAAGGCCTGTTCCAGGCTTTTGGATTTCCATTTAGGAATAAGAATCCATGCCCTCGTTATAAAACTAGGATTCGATCGTGATGTCTTTATCAAGACAAGTTTGCTGTATTTGTATTCCAAATGTGGATATTTGGATTATGCACGTAAGGTGTTTGACGATATTCCTgataaaaatgttatttcttGGACAGCAATGATTAGTGGGTACATAGATGTTGAACGGTATAGAGAAGCGGTTGATTTGTTTCGTAAGCTAATAGATATGGGTTTGAGGCCTGATAGTTTCAGTGTTGTTAGAGTTCTGTCAGCTTGTGCTCACTTAGGGGATTTGAATAGTGGGGAGTGGATTGACAGATGCATAACACAGTTTGGGTTGAGCAGAAATGTGTTTGTGGCAACCGCTTTGGTTGATATGTATGCCAAGTGTGGGAATATGGAGCAAGCACGTTACGCTTTTGATGGGGTGCCTGTGAAGGACATAATTACTTGGAGCACTATGATTCAAGGCTATGCATCTAATGGACTCCCAAAAGAAGCACTAGACCTCTTCTTCCAAATGCAGAAAGAGAAGTTGGCACCTGATCGTTACTCTATGGTCGGCGTGCTTTCCGCTTGTGCCAGGTTAGGAGCTCTAGAGCTAGGGGACTGGGCTAGTAAGTTAATGGACATAGAGGAGTTTCTGTCTAACCCTGTTCTAGGTACAGCATTGATTGACATGTATGCAAAATGTGGGAGTATGACTCAAGCTTGGGAAATCTTCAAGAGGATGAAAGAGAAAGATGTAGTAGTTTGGAATGCTGCAATATCTGGGCTTGCAATGAATGGACATGTTAAACCCGCATTTGGTCTTTTCGGCCAAATGGAAAAATCAGGTATTCTACCTAATGCGAACACTTTCATGGGCTTGCTTTGTGGATGTACTCATGTTGGTCTGGTTAACGACGGTCGACGGTATTTTGACAGCATGAATCGTGTCTTTTCTTTGACTCCTACTATTGAGCATTATGGGTGCATGGTGGATCTTCTAGCCCGTGCTGGCTTACTAGGTGACGCTCatcaattgataaaaaatatgccAATGGAAGCCAATTGTATTGTTTGGGGGGCCTTGTTGGGTGGATGTCGACTGCACAAGGATACCCAGTTAGCAGAATATGTACTAAAGAAACTCATTGAATTAGAACCATGGAATTCAGGAAATTATGTTCTCctatcaaatatatattcagCGAGTCATAAGTGGGATGCTGCTGCAAAAATTAGGTCAATCATGAATGAAAGAGGAATACAAAAAGTACCAGGGTATAGTTGGATTGAAGTAAATGGGACTGTTCATGAATTCCTTGTGGGTGACAAGTCTCACCCCATGTCCgaaatgatatataaaaaactTGGTGGATTGGCCAAGGAACTTAAAGCAGCTGGTTACATTCCAACGACGGATTATGTGTTGTTTGACAtagaagaggaagaaaaagagCATTTCCTTGGTTGCCACAGTGAGAAGCTGGCTATTGCCTTTGGTTTAATCAGTACCGCTCCGTTAGACGTGATTCGAGTTGTTAAAAACCTTCGTGTATGTGGTGATTGTCACGAAGCCATAAAGCTTATTTCAAGGATTACAGGAAGAGAGATAGTTGTTAGGGATAATAAcagatttcatcatttcattaaTGGTTCATGTTCCTGTGGAGACTATTGGTGA